CGGCGGCGCGCGCGATCCGCGCCGGTGCGAGCGGGTTTCTTCTCAAGGACACGGAACCGGAGTTTCTTCTCGCTGCCATCCGCACGGTTCACGGGGGAACTTCCGTGGTTGCCGCGTCAGCGACTCGCGACCTGTGGGAGCACTTGGGCACGCATCGGCAACCGCCACCGCCGGTCTTCGACGAACTCACTGCCCGCGAGCGTGAGATCTTCCTTCTCGCGGCGCGAGGCCTCAGTAACGCGGAGATCGCCTCCCGTGAGTTCCTGAGCGAGGCGACGGTGAAGACCCACATCAGCCGGGTGCTCGCAAAACTCGGGCTGCGCGATCGTGTGCAGGTGGTGGTTTTCGCGTACGAGCACGGACTCGTCTGAATCATCCTTCGGATGTACGGGGCAGCGACGCCCGGCCGATTCGCCGCCGGATGCCCGCCGCAAGGCTAGAACCATGGACATCACAACCTCGGACCTCGGCCTTGTGGCCCGGGTCGCTCAACTCACCAAGTCGTACGGATCTGGCGCCACGGAGGTCACGGCACTGCGTGACGTCTCACTCGGTATTCGGAAAGGTCAGTTCACCGCCATCATGGGCCCGAGTGGGTCGGGCAAGTCGACACTCATGCACATCATGGCGGGATTGGACTCGCCAACGAGCGGGCGGGTGTGGATCGGCAACACCGACATCAGCGGACTCGGTGACACGGAGCTCACCATGATCCGCCGCCGCCGGATTGGTTTCGTTTTCCAGTCCTTCAACCTCGTGCCGACACTCGACATCGAGGGCAACATTCTTCTGCCGTTCGAACTGGACGGCCGCACCCCGTCCACCGAGGAACGTGTCTGGATCGACGAGCTCGTCGACTCGCTGGGATTGCGCGACAGGCTCCGTCACCGACCCCACGAACTGTCGGGCGGGCAACAGCAACGTGTGGCTATCGCCAGGGCACTCGGCTCCCGCCCGGAGCTTGTGTTCGCCGACGAGCCGACGGGCAATCTGGACTCGCGCACCGGGCGGGAGGTGCTCGGCCTCCTCGCGACAGCGACCGGGCAGTTCGGCCAGAGCATCGCGATGGTGACCCATGACCCTGTCGCCGCGAGTTTCGCCGATCGCATCCTCTTTCTTGCGGACGGTGTGGTCGTGGAGGATCGCGGTCGGTCAAGCGCGGCGGAGATCAGCGAGTTCATGCTGCAGATGGAGGCGGCAGCATGAAAGGCTTCAGCCCCCGCGAGCATGCGCCGAGCATCCTCGTAGCTTCGCTCAGTGCGCTCTTCGGGGTCG
This genomic window from Antiquaquibacter oligotrophicus contains:
- a CDS encoding response regulator → MTPIRVTLVDDQALFRAGIRMLVSSQPDLQFVGEAGDGAEGIELARRERPDVVLMDIRMPVMDGIESTAGILAEAEAHPDWNPRIVVLTTFDLDEAAARAIRAGASGFLLKDTEPEFLLAAIRTVHGGTSVVAASATRDLWEHLGTHRQPPPPVFDELTAREREIFLLAARGLSNAEIASREFLSEATVKTHISRVLAKLGLRDRVQVVVFAYEHGLV
- a CDS encoding ABC transporter ATP-binding protein, whose translation is MDITTSDLGLVARVAQLTKSYGSGATEVTALRDVSLGIRKGQFTAIMGPSGSGKSTLMHIMAGLDSPTSGRVWIGNTDISGLGDTELTMIRRRRIGFVFQSFNLVPTLDIEGNILLPFELDGRTPSTEERVWIDELVDSLGLRDRLRHRPHELSGGQQQRVAIARALGSRPELVFADEPTGNLDSRTGREVLGLLATATGQFGQSIAMVTHDPVAASFADRILFLADGVVVEDRGRSSAAEISEFMLQMEAAA